The stretch of DNA AGGCGAAATGGGTGTAGATAAGACAGGCGAAATGGGTGTAGATAGGACGGACGAGTTGGAGGAAGTCAGGACGGACGAGTTGGAGGAAGTTAGGACGGACGAGTTGGAGGAAGTTAGGACGGACGAGTTGGAGGAAGTTAGGACGGACGAGTTGAAAGTGAGTCGTGGGGGATACCTGAGGAAAAGACGTGTGACTCAAGGGAAAGCGTTCGAAAAAAGGTGGAgctacaaaaaaatatacttttgcAATCAAGAGAAGAACGAAGAAGTAGTGAGGGCATGTTTCAACAAAGAACACGATTTGTTTGTGATAGCTTATTCGAACGGTAGGTTTGGCATTTATAACGCCCCTGAGATGGTATCTCTTTACAATATTAGTATTAGCACAAATACGATTGATGATATTGCAATTAGTAAGGATGGACAATGGATTGCATTAGCTGAATCAAATAATGGAAGTGTAATAATATGGGAATGGAAAAGTGAAAGTTATGTATTAAAACAAAGTACAACAAGTAAATGCGTAAAATGTGTGAAATTTTCACCAATAATTagtcatttaaaaataggaAGTAACATTGTTGATAATACAAATGCATATCATGAGTCAGATAATTTTACTAGTAAATTTGTTATAGTAACAGGGAATGAAGATGGtactataaaattatatgactatttatcttttcttaattttgCTACATTTACCGCTCATACGAATACTGTAACTgatatttgttttttgccACAAGGAAATGCCTTCATTTCGTGTTCATTAGATGGTACAGTGCGGGCATTCGACCTGTTGAGATATCGAAATTTTAAAGTGTACACAGTGGATTTTTTATCAGACGAGAATGaagataataattatatacaaactAATGGTACCGAGTCAGAAATggaagaaggaaaaaaaaaaaaaaaaaaaaaaaaatatatatatgaacaggtcaggtaaaaaaaatgtggaaaaaaaatataatgttcaatttttgtgtgtaaatgttaatataagtGGAAACATTGTAGCAGCAGGTGGAAGAGGTAATGaatatattgtatacatatgGAATGTTCAGACGGCAAAATGTATAGATAAATTATTTGGACACAATTCAcctataattaaaatttgttttagTACCAGTTTAAAAAATGAGGGTGTTATAGCTAGCTGTTCATGGAGTAAAAATGTGTTAATATGGGATTTATATGCAAGAAGAAATAAAGGAAGTAAATTtgaagaaattataaattcccatgatatttcatatatatgttttgaTCCAAGAGGAAATGATATATTGGCAGTATGTACATTAagttgtaaaattattttttgggATATATTAGTTCAAGAAATTGTTGGAACAATAGAAGGTGCTCGAGATATAAAAAGGGGTAGACTTCTTGGTGAGGAATTTTCATCAATTCCGAGATTGAATAAAAGGAGGAAAAAACATCATCAGTGTAGTGGTAATAATGATGATCAAGAGGATGGtgataattacatatatatggatgACATGATAGATCAAGGAAATAACACTATAGCAAGCCAAAATTGTTATTTTACATGTATAGATTATATACACAATGGAAATTACATAATAGGGTGTGCAAACTGTAGTGTTTCCTTATACATTTATGATACAAATTTATTCTtgcttattaaaataattgatCTAACAAAAAATTACTGTGTTGACGGTattaaaagagaaatatCAACAAGATATATAACAACAGAaggaaaacatatttatgagTATGATTTGAGTGATGAAGAGGGGGATATTTATTTggataaatacaaaattgtgaataggaaaaaaaaacaaaatttattgcCTGGTCAggtaaatgaaaattatataaataataaatttaaaaaatataaatttagttTAAACTATTTGGATATATCAGGAGATGATAGACATATTGCTGTTGCATGTAGCATGggtttatatgtttttacaaAAGATTTTCAATATCAGTATATaccaaattttaaaaacatgtACAAAGGTTTGATAATTCCTCTTACTTATGAGCCAAAATATTTAACACAGAATGTAAATttgcaaaatttaaaaaattcgttaaaaaaaaatgaatatattaaggCATTTATTCTATGTTTagcattaaataattatgaaaacatTTTAGAAGTATACGAAAAGAtaccatataatataatacctctgtgtgtaaaaattttaacaaagccctttttatttattttaatgaattttatCAAAACCTTGTTACTTAATGACACTATTAAACATATCCATTTGCATTTGTATTATCTTAATTCTCTTTTTACAATTC from Plasmodium malariae genome assembly, chromosome: 1 encodes:
- the PWP2 gene encoding periodic tryptophan protein 2, putative, with product MLNYSLSNICGCFYTGGKITFSEDGNSLFVPVSNRVNVYDLNSNSCNTIGSEGKNDLRHVIIHPHMEIAITIDKFENGCIINLLKDKVMSRILFKSKTGVVTAFNYNSIFTPQEEQDSVNCALFTHDGNYFLVGIGRRVVIWKSPTKDNNYKLIKHNDICYHSLNITSIDISEDDQFFLSTSYDLTIRIHTVQRRKNVRPTVLSGNKTTIIAAFFSKNRDYIFSINKSGVIIVWSYGLVSAEGGASQEEDDEGVVKEDEKVGMEEDTTDEKEADKKVEMRVDKTGEMGVDKTGEMGVDRTDELEEVRTDELEEVRTDELEEVRTDELEEVRTDELKVSRGGYLRKRRVTQGKAFEKRWSYKKIYFCNQEKNEEVVRACFNKEHDLFVIAYSNGRFGIYNAPEMVSLYNISISTNTIDDIAISKDGQWIALAESNNGSVIIWEWKSESYVLKQSTTSKCVKCVKFSPIISHLKIGSNIVDNTNAYHESDNFTSKFVIVTGNEDGTIKLYDYLSFLNFATFTAHTNTVTDICFLPQGNAFISCSLDGTVRAFDLLRYRNFKVYTVDFLSDENEDNNYIQTNGTESEMEEGKKKKIYMNRSGKKNVEKKYNVQFLCVNVNISGNIVAAGGRGNEYIVYIWNVQTAKCIDKLFGHNSPIIKICFSTSLKNEGVIASCSWSKNVLIWDLYARRNKGSKFEEIINSHDISYICFDPRGNDILAVCTLSCKIIFWDILVQEIVGTIEGARDIKRGRLLGEEFSSIPRLNKRRKKHHQCSGNNDDQEDGDNYIYMDDMIDQGNNTIASQNCYFTCIDYIHNGNYIIGCANCSVSLYIYDTNLFLLIKIIDLTKNYCVDGIKREISTRYITTEGKHIYEYDLSDEEGDIYLDKYKIVNRKKKQNLLPGQVNENYINNKFKKYKFSLNYLDISGDDRHIAVACSMGLYVFTKDFQYQYIPNFKNMYKGLIIPLTYEPKYLTQNVNLQNLKNSLKKNEYIKAFILCLALNNYENILEVYEKIPYNIIPLCVKILTKPFLFILMNFIKTLLLNDTIKHIHLHLYYLNSLFTIHFNAFLNSDFYNKTKNNKNINKNDENTASRMTTSLHTSDEFRTALLLILKQIFVVYNGLQYLYSNNINVLKFLCLGGEPASQL